One Rattus norvegicus strain BN/NHsdMcwi chromosome 20, GRCr8, whole genome shotgun sequence DNA segment encodes these proteins:
- the Mrln gene encoding myoregulin: MSGRNWILISTSSPQSLEDEILGRLLKILFVLFVDLMSIMYVVITS, from the coding sequence ATGAGCGGCAGAAACTGGATATTAATTTCTACTTCCTCACCCCAGAGCCTGGAAGATGAGATTCTGGGACGGCTTCTGAAaatcctctttgttttgttcgttGACTTAATGTCCATTATGTACGTTGTCATAACGTCGTAA